From one Musa acuminata AAA Group cultivar baxijiao chromosome BXJ2-6, Cavendish_Baxijiao_AAA, whole genome shotgun sequence genomic stretch:
- the LOC135615565 gene encoding uncharacterized protein LOC135615565 isoform X2, producing the protein MGRREEGKELIMSVDGEDTRWMCGSSGVVNLHRVSSMVREIGEPCLYHSPAKGVDPSIRAEVWEFLLGCYALSSTAEYRRQLRMARRERYADLIKQCQMMHSSIGTGNLAYIVGSKVMDVRTLSKDNRDGKSVTTSGYTSNDTTIKLDSFNDMDNDYMDTVYSYRKKSSGNSTELVSTRMSTDSAACNYCSRKSESEINEPHYDSESFYDFPPLPVTNLFEKDGGHESESKKHKKHGDRTFVFEGTTRLGDQHMYSFQINNNEDLIMESDFPSASNNESNLFHSDGQKCVEGTKEMVFEEDVVNGLRILDVPQAGAMGETPTNALVTNEDRVSEWLWTLHRIVVDVVRTDNHLEFYGDSKNMARMSDILAVYAWVDPSTGYCQGMSDLLSPFVVLYEDNADAFWCFEMLLRRMRENFQMEGPTGVMKQLQTLWKILELIDGEMFGHLTAIGAESLHFAFRMLLVLFRRELSFDEALRMWEMMWAADFDEDLCQQLNSNCLKPLSLQLRKSSSGEIRLDQTENSKRKLKKTRLHCRNGDFFAQYSNGARSISIRPFCGLSTTNCWAENDQLQACSMSVSTRNSDDELPVFCVAAILIINRQKIMRETHSIDDVIKMFNDNMLKINVKRCIRMAIKLRKKYFYKLIKQTSLGCSEQ; encoded by the exons ATGGGGAGGAGAGAAGAAGGTAAAGAGTTGATAATGTCTGTTGACGGAGAGGATACAAGATGGATGTGTGGCAGTTCTGGTGTGGTGAACCTCCACCGAGTCAGCTCTATGGTAAGAGAGATTGGAGAACCGTGCCTGTATCACTCGCCCGCCAAG GGTGTAGATCCATCAATAAGGGCAGAAGTCTGGGAATTTCTCCTTGGTTGTTATGCTTTGAGCAGTACTGCTGAATATCGGAGGCAATTAAGGATGGCCCGAAG GGAACGTTATGCGGATCTAATCAAGCAATGCCAAATGATGCACTCTAGCATTGGTACGGGTAACCTAGCTTACATTGTTGGGTCCAAAGTTATGGATGTAAGGACTTTATCCAAGGACAATCGTGATGGGAAATCAGTGACTACTAGTGGGTATACTTCTAATGATACTACCATCAAGCTGGACTCATTCAATGATATGGATAATGACTATATGGACACAGTGTACTCATACCGAAAGAAAAGCTCTGGTAATTCAACTGAGCTAGTCAGTACCAGAATGAGCACAGACAGTGCTGCTTGTAATTATTGCTCAAGGAAATCTGAGAGTGAAATCAATGAACCTCATTATGACAGCGAGAGTTTTTATgattttcctcctcttcctgtaACTAATTTATTCGAGAAAGATGGTGGTCATGAGAGTGAAAGtaagaagcataagaagcatggtGATAGAACTTTTGTTTTTGAAGGTACAACAAGATTGGGGGATCAACACATGTATAGCTTCCAAATCAACAACAATGAGGATCTGATTATGGAATCAGATTTTCCATCTGCAAGCAACAATGAGAGTAACCTCTttcattcagatggtcagaagtgTGTTGAAGGGACAAAAGAAATGGTGTTTGAAGAGGATGTTGTCAATGGGTTGAGGATATTGGATGTTCCACAGGCAGGTGCAATGGGTGAGACGCCAACAAATGCATTGGTCACCAATGAAGATAGAGTTTCTGAGTGGCTATGGACACTTCATCGAATTG TTGTTGATGTTGTGAGGACAGATAATCATCTTGAATTTTATGGAGACTCAAAAAATATGGCCAGAATGTCAGATATTTTGGCTGTCTATGCATGGGTTGATCCATCCACTGGATACTGTCAAG GAATGAGTGATTTGCTTTCGCCCTTTGTCGTACTTTATGAGGATAATGCAGATGCCTTTTGGTGCTTTGAGATGCTTCTCCGAAGAATG CGTGAAAATTTTCAGATGGAAGGGCCGACTGGAGTCATGAAGCAATTGCAAACATTATGGAAGATATTGGAACTAATAGATGGTGAAATGTTTGGGCATCTTACAGCCATAGGTGCTGAAAGTCTTCATTTTGCCTTCCGAATGTTGCTGGTTCTTTTTCGTCGGGAACTATCTTTTGATGAGGCCCTTCGTATGTGGGAG ATGATGTGGGCTGCTGATTTTGATGAAGATCTATGTCAGCAATTAAACTCAAATTGCCTCAAACCATTATCCTTGCAACTTAGAAAAAGTTCAAGTGGAGAAATAAGATTGGATCAGACAGAAAACAGCAAAAGAAAACTTAAAAAGACAAGATTACATTGCAGAAATGGTGATTTTTTTGCACAATATAGCAATGGGGCTAGATCCATTTCAATCCGTCCATTTTGTGGTCTGTCAACCACTAATTGCTGGGCAGAGAATGATCAGCTGCAGGCTTGCAGTATGTCTGTATCAACAAGGAACAGTGATGATGAATTGCCTGTCTTCTGCGTCGCAGCTATTCTTATCATCAACCGCCAAAAGATTATGAGAGAAACTCACTCGATCGATGATGTGATTAAG ATGTTTAATgacaacatgttgaaaattaatgtaaaaagATGCATACGCATGGCCATCAAACTAAGGAAGAAGTATTTTTACAAG TTGATAAAGCAAACAAGCTTGGGATGTTCAGAGCAATGA
- the LOC135615565 gene encoding uncharacterized protein LOC135615565 isoform X1 → MGRREEGKELIMSVDGEDTRWMCGSSGVVNLHRVSSMVREIGEPCLYHSPAKRNKMLKPEKWQTIFDTDGKVVGFQKALKLIVLGGVDPSIRAEVWEFLLGCYALSSTAEYRRQLRMARRERYADLIKQCQMMHSSIGTGNLAYIVGSKVMDVRTLSKDNRDGKSVTTSGYTSNDTTIKLDSFNDMDNDYMDTVYSYRKKSSGNSTELVSTRMSTDSAACNYCSRKSESEINEPHYDSESFYDFPPLPVTNLFEKDGGHESESKKHKKHGDRTFVFEGTTRLGDQHMYSFQINNNEDLIMESDFPSASNNESNLFHSDGQKCVEGTKEMVFEEDVVNGLRILDVPQAGAMGETPTNALVTNEDRVSEWLWTLHRIVVDVVRTDNHLEFYGDSKNMARMSDILAVYAWVDPSTGYCQGMSDLLSPFVVLYEDNADAFWCFEMLLRRMRENFQMEGPTGVMKQLQTLWKILELIDGEMFGHLTAIGAESLHFAFRMLLVLFRRELSFDEALRMWEMMWAADFDEDLCQQLNSNCLKPLSLQLRKSSSGEIRLDQTENSKRKLKKTRLHCRNGDFFAQYSNGARSISIRPFCGLSTTNCWAENDQLQACSMSVSTRNSDDELPVFCVAAILIINRQKIMRETHSIDDVIKMFNDNMLKINVKRCIRMAIKLRKKYFYKLIKQTSLGCSEQ, encoded by the exons ATGGGGAGGAGAGAAGAAGGTAAAGAGTTGATAATGTCTGTTGACGGAGAGGATACAAGATGGATGTGTGGCAGTTCTGGTGTGGTGAACCTCCACCGAGTCAGCTCTATGGTAAGAGAGATTGGAGAACCGTGCCTGTATCACTCGCCCGCCAAG CGAAACAAGATGCTCAAACCAGAAAAGTGGCAAACAATTTTTGACACTGATGGGAAGGTTGTAGGCTTTCAAAAAGCACTTAAATTGATTGTCTTAGGG GGTGTAGATCCATCAATAAGGGCAGAAGTCTGGGAATTTCTCCTTGGTTGTTATGCTTTGAGCAGTACTGCTGAATATCGGAGGCAATTAAGGATGGCCCGAAG GGAACGTTATGCGGATCTAATCAAGCAATGCCAAATGATGCACTCTAGCATTGGTACGGGTAACCTAGCTTACATTGTTGGGTCCAAAGTTATGGATGTAAGGACTTTATCCAAGGACAATCGTGATGGGAAATCAGTGACTACTAGTGGGTATACTTCTAATGATACTACCATCAAGCTGGACTCATTCAATGATATGGATAATGACTATATGGACACAGTGTACTCATACCGAAAGAAAAGCTCTGGTAATTCAACTGAGCTAGTCAGTACCAGAATGAGCACAGACAGTGCTGCTTGTAATTATTGCTCAAGGAAATCTGAGAGTGAAATCAATGAACCTCATTATGACAGCGAGAGTTTTTATgattttcctcctcttcctgtaACTAATTTATTCGAGAAAGATGGTGGTCATGAGAGTGAAAGtaagaagcataagaagcatggtGATAGAACTTTTGTTTTTGAAGGTACAACAAGATTGGGGGATCAACACATGTATAGCTTCCAAATCAACAACAATGAGGATCTGATTATGGAATCAGATTTTCCATCTGCAAGCAACAATGAGAGTAACCTCTttcattcagatggtcagaagtgTGTTGAAGGGACAAAAGAAATGGTGTTTGAAGAGGATGTTGTCAATGGGTTGAGGATATTGGATGTTCCACAGGCAGGTGCAATGGGTGAGACGCCAACAAATGCATTGGTCACCAATGAAGATAGAGTTTCTGAGTGGCTATGGACACTTCATCGAATTG TTGTTGATGTTGTGAGGACAGATAATCATCTTGAATTTTATGGAGACTCAAAAAATATGGCCAGAATGTCAGATATTTTGGCTGTCTATGCATGGGTTGATCCATCCACTGGATACTGTCAAG GAATGAGTGATTTGCTTTCGCCCTTTGTCGTACTTTATGAGGATAATGCAGATGCCTTTTGGTGCTTTGAGATGCTTCTCCGAAGAATG CGTGAAAATTTTCAGATGGAAGGGCCGACTGGAGTCATGAAGCAATTGCAAACATTATGGAAGATATTGGAACTAATAGATGGTGAAATGTTTGGGCATCTTACAGCCATAGGTGCTGAAAGTCTTCATTTTGCCTTCCGAATGTTGCTGGTTCTTTTTCGTCGGGAACTATCTTTTGATGAGGCCCTTCGTATGTGGGAG ATGATGTGGGCTGCTGATTTTGATGAAGATCTATGTCAGCAATTAAACTCAAATTGCCTCAAACCATTATCCTTGCAACTTAGAAAAAGTTCAAGTGGAGAAATAAGATTGGATCAGACAGAAAACAGCAAAAGAAAACTTAAAAAGACAAGATTACATTGCAGAAATGGTGATTTTTTTGCACAATATAGCAATGGGGCTAGATCCATTTCAATCCGTCCATTTTGTGGTCTGTCAACCACTAATTGCTGGGCAGAGAATGATCAGCTGCAGGCTTGCAGTATGTCTGTATCAACAAGGAACAGTGATGATGAATTGCCTGTCTTCTGCGTCGCAGCTATTCTTATCATCAACCGCCAAAAGATTATGAGAGAAACTCACTCGATCGATGATGTGATTAAG ATGTTTAATgacaacatgttgaaaattaatgtaaaaagATGCATACGCATGGCCATCAAACTAAGGAAGAAGTATTTTTACAAG TTGATAAAGCAAACAAGCTTGGGATGTTCAGAGCAATGA